From the genome of Streptomyces sp. NBC_01341, one region includes:
- a CDS encoding sporulation protein, with amino-acid sequence MGFKRLLASMGAGGASVETELTEVNVVPGGVVQGEVRIQGGSVDQQIEGLSVGLQARVEVEGGDQETKQDIEFAKLRLGGAFEAKAGAVHVVPFGLEIPWETPVTMFGGQQLRGMNIGVTTELEIARALDSGDLDPINVHPLPAQQAILDAFGQLGFGFRSADMERGHIRGTRQRLPFYQEIEFFPPQQYRGLHQVELTFVADDREMDVVLEMDKKPGLFSEGSDSYRAFKVGLNDYQGTDWAAYLNQWLAQVGGQRNWL; translated from the coding sequence CGGCTGCTCGCGAGCATGGGTGCCGGCGGTGCTTCGGTGGAGACCGAACTCACCGAGGTCAACGTCGTGCCCGGCGGGGTCGTCCAGGGTGAGGTGCGGATCCAGGGCGGATCCGTGGACCAGCAGATCGAGGGGCTCTCGGTCGGCCTGCAGGCCCGGGTCGAGGTCGAGGGTGGGGACCAGGAGACCAAGCAGGACATCGAGTTCGCCAAGCTGCGCCTGGGCGGGGCCTTCGAGGCGAAGGCGGGCGCGGTGCACGTGGTGCCGTTCGGCCTGGAGATCCCGTGGGAGACCCCGGTCACCATGTTCGGCGGCCAGCAGCTCCGCGGCATGAACATCGGTGTGACGACCGAACTGGAGATCGCCCGGGCCCTGGACTCCGGCGACCTCGACCCGATCAACGTGCACCCGCTGCCCGCACAGCAGGCCATCCTGGACGCCTTCGGGCAGCTGGGCTTCGGCTTCCGGAGCGCCGACATGGAGCGCGGACACATCCGCGGTACGCGCCAGCGCCTGCCGTTCTACCAGGAGATCGAGTTCTTCCCGCCGCAGCAGTACCGGGGCCTGCACCAGGTCGAGCTGACCTTCGTCGCGGACGACCGTGAGATGGACGTCGTGCTGGAGATGGACAAGAAGCCGGGGCTCTTCAGCGAGGGCAGCGACTCCTACCGCGCGTTCAAGGTCGGGCTGAACGACTACCAGGGCACTGACTGGGCGGCGTACCTCAACCAGTGGCTCGCGCAGGTCGGCGGACAGCGCAACTGGCTCTGA